The Plasmodium berghei ANKA genome assembly, chromosome: 8 genome has a segment encoding these proteins:
- a CDS encoding polyadenylate-binding protein 2, putative, producing the protein MDQINQEPGKNEEENFRAHDDDINNIDKEFSDLQKLKMMNDGAEMQMNQTGAPDSHEMEQEEINNRSIFVGNVDYSTQPEELQSLFSECGIINRVTILVNKNTGHSKGYAYIEFADPSSVRTALSLSESFFKKRQIKVCSKRRNIPGFNRPRMGAFRGRVMKSPLSSRGRFGLRQPSFRPFYRGRGTYKKVVTNPYERA; encoded by the exons atggACCAAATAAATCAAGAGCCAGGAAAGAATGAGGAGGAAAACTTTAGAGCTCATGatgatgatataaataatattgataagGAATTTAGTgatttacaaaaattaaaa ATGATGAATGATGGAGCAGAAATGCAAATGAATCAAACTGGTGCTCCCGATTCTCATGAAATGGAACAAGAAGAAATAAACAACAGATCGATATTTGTTGGAAAt GTTGATTATTCAACCCAACCAGAAGAACTTCAATCTCTCTTTTCAGAATGtggaataataaatagAGTCACAATTttagtaaataaaaacactGGACATTCAAAAgg GTATGCATACATAGAATTTGCGGATCCTTCTTCCGTTCGAACAGCCCTATCATTATCTGAatcatttttcaaaaaaagacaaattAAA gTTTGCAGTAAAAGAAGAAATATCCCAGGATTTAATAGACCAAGAATGGGTGCATTCAGAGGAAGAGTTATGAAATCACCTTTAAGTTCAAGGGGGAGATTTGG ACTTCGACAACCAAGTTTTAGACCATTTTACAGAGGAAGAggaacatataaaaaagttgTTACCAACCCATATGAAAGAGCataa
- a CDS encoding patatin-like phospholipase, putative: MKRPEFSLDSLKKNRTKNKNNSNYENFSAHHFLKIPIFIILIIAFALNAFIYLLIRFFIYIFENTSFFIVTTCIDVRRYISNKKRKVYELFGRKKVSKLKCSNKNEINNSNKEINKDFESVLKVENLMKTCNNYCDYIKYAHQMDFLTGKIIHINENDDYINVYDVNLLKKTSKSIENNLLNGNILLLLEDIKIATSPRIKAIFQEKYYCKTYSTPHIIITTFINNVMNGLNYIENYVKERKEKNENYLYSDEYLIIKNNFKDIFRQWGNTALFLSGGAILGLHHFGVLEVFLKSSINIDYFNEYTNVNFKNKKKQYMEERQDNEEKFTNNKYETFFEKTNTTIYRDACDFNEIDKKKKKKKLNTNKLLKIKKFLLNTIAYADQEIEHYDNFNYDSCNCDDSDGSISNSNAKYEFSNNHTNSFIRLGSYTEKCGIHVKNNYKYIKSQNEINIKQENNANIKSVRNKNFNNNKSKRHIIDKNCFIDDNDNNILPQIICGTSAGSIIAAWICSRTNKELLEEFNIEFIYKIVSCFSSEKLFYSFFNIFKKGNFYDMDKIIKLVYDLYGDMTFLEAFIKTNLVLNITVTRAESGNDIFTCDEDGCLVLNYMNSPNVLIYTAVLASCSFPYLLQPFKLLEKKYIKENVYKFISIKQVYNLKYILNSNSAYNKKISIKGSQESHDIMGSNKSDNDVDIINNTENVEEDKIDTYNNKGNKILENNIINNINKNDQDCYNNLYYKENTNVDIKLDNETLLTFDNTYIGNKENPDLKKNIKKRNIKKIDSLENNEANIETSIFNSTTEKNKLLDHQKEHESDINSEQIKNDNKLSNSQIKETLSFKFNNIRNKMMMLKSGSLNISKDEKNENLKKCNSELIDFNEYKNIDLLNEEYTIIDSVQFKNMYFHDGSLKSDIPARNLNQILSVKYKIVSQVNPHIFPFTGVRVHGEAGKPVKWRGSSGRWRAGFLMSSMEILFKENVRYILRLMALLDISPTIRGLNAGSIAMQRYHGDITLHPNRLFLKHFKLISVSSYDDVEWYIQEGRQMTFQKLPLIMNRMKIEKKLIKVKKCFF, encoded by the exons atgaaaaggCCGGAATTTAGCCTAGattcattaaaaaagaaccgaacaaaaaataaaaataattcgaattatgaaaattttagtgctcatcattttttaaaaatcccaatttttattatattaataatagcATTTGCTTTAAAtgcttttatatatttattaattcggttttttatttatatttttgaaaatacgtctttttttatagtaaCAACATGTATAGACGTGCGCagatatatatcaaataaaaaaagaaaagtttatgaattatttggaagaaaaaaagtaagcaaattaaaatgttcaaataaaaatgaaataaataattccaataaagaaattaacAAAGATTTTGAAAGTGTTTTAAAAgttgaaaatttaatgaaaacttgtaataattattgtgattatataaaatatgcacaCCAAATGGATTTTTTAACTGGgaaaattattcatattaatgaaaatgatgattatataaatgtatatgatgtaaatttattaaaaaaaacatcaAAAAGTAtcgaaaataatttattaaatggtAATATATTGTTACTTCTTGAAGATATTAAAATAGCAACATCGCCAAGAATAAAAGCTATTTTtcaagaaaaatattattgtaaAACTTATTCAACAcctcatattattataactacttttataaataatgttatGAATggattaaattatatagaaaattatgTAAAGGAAcgtaaagaaaaaaatgaaaattatttatattctgacgaatatttaataattaaaaataattttaaagatatatttaGACAATGGGGTAATActgctttatttttaagtgGAGGTGCTATTTTAGGATTACATCATTTTGGTGTTTTAGAAGTTTTTTTGAAATCTTCAATTAACATTgattattttaatgaatatactaatgtaaattttaaaaataaaaaaaaacaatatatggAAGAACGTCAAgataatgaagaaaaatttacaaataataaatatgaaacattttttgaaaaaacaaacacTACTATATATAGAGATGCCTGTGattttaatgaaattgataaaaaaaaaaaaaaaaaaaaattaaatacaaataaacttttaaaaatcaaaaaatttcttttaaacACTATAGCATATGCAGATCAAGAAATAGAACATTATGATAATTTCAATTACGATTCGTGTAATTGTGATGATTCAGATGGTAGTATTTCAAATAGTAATGcaaaatatgaattttcaaataatcATACAAACAGTTTTATAAGGTTAGGGAGTTATACAGAAAAATGTGGAATAcatgttaaaaataattataaatatattaaaagccaaaatgaaataaatattaagcaggaaaataatgcaaatattaaatccgtacgaaataaaaattttaataataataaatcgAAGCGGCATATAATTGATAAAAACTGTTTTATAGATGacaatgataataatatattaccACAAATAATATGTGGAACATCTGCTGGAAGTATAATTGCTGCATGGATTTGCTCAAGAACAAATAAAGAACTACTTGAAGAATTTAATATcgaatttatttataaaattgtttcaTGTTTTTCTtcagaaaaattattttattctttttttaatatttttaaaaaaggaaatttttatgatatggataaaataataaaattagttTATGATTTATATGGTGATATGACATTTTTAGAAGCTTTTATAAAAACTAATTTAGTATTAAATATTACTGTAACTAGAGCTGAATCAGgaaatgatatttttacatgTGATGAAGATGGTTGTTTagtattaaattatatgaactCACCAAATGTTTTGATTTATACTGCCGTTTTGGCTAGCTGCTCttttccatatttattacaaccatttaaattattagaaaaaaaatatattaaagaaaatgtgtataaatttatatcaattaaacaagtatataatttaaaatatatattaaatagcAATAgtgcatataataaaaaaatatcgatAAAAGGAAGTCAAGAAAGTCATGATATTATGGGAAGTAATAAATCGGACAATGATGttgatattataaataatactgAAAATGTGGAAGAAGATAAAATagatacatataataataaaggtaataaaattttagaaaataatattattaacaacATTAACAAAAACGATCAGGattgttataataatttatattataaagaaaacACAAATGTCGACATAAAATTGGATAATGAAACTCTCTTAACATTtgataatacatatattggaaataaagaaaatccagatttaaaaaaaaatataaaaaaaaggaatataaaaaaaatagattCTTTAGAAAATAACGAAGCTAATATTGAAACttccatttttaattctactacagaaaaaaataaattattagaTCATCAAAAAGAACACGAATCAGACATAAATTctgaacaaataaaaaatgataataaactATCAAATTCTCAAATCAAAGAAACTTTAagttttaaatttaataatattcgTAACAAAATGATGATGCTGAAATCAGGGAGTTTAAATATAAgtaaagatgaaaaaaatgaaaacttaaaaaaatgtaatagtGAACTAATTGattttaatgaatataaaaatatcgaTTTATTAAACGAAGAATATACAATAATAGATAGTGtgcaatttaaaaatatgtattttcaTGATGGTTCATTAAAAAGTGATATTCCAGCTAGAAATTTAAATCAAATTTTATCagttaaatataaaattgtatcACAAGTAAATCCACATATCTTTCCTTTTACGGGCGTTCGAGTACATGGTGAAGCTGGAAAGCCAGTTAAATGGAGAGGAAGTTCGGGGCGATGGAGAGCTGGATTTTTAATGTCATCGAtggaaatattatttaaggAAAATGTCAGATATATTCTGAGGTTAATGGCCTTATTAGACATATCACCAACAATTAGGGGTTTGAATGCAGGATCTATAGCAATGCAA AGATACCATGGTGATATAACATTACACCCCAACCGGCTATTTTTGAAACATTTTAAATTGATAAGTGTATCGAGCTATGATGATGTAGAGTGGTATATACAGGAAGGAAGACAAATGACTTTTCAAAAATTACCATTAATTATGAACAGAATGAAAATTGAAAAGAAATTGataaaagtgaaaaaatgttttttttaa
- a CDS encoding heptatricopeptide repeat-containing protein, putative — protein sequence MMIRNQCLIKIKTNYALRICLKNIKRYSTTKDKSYIDMQPNDVSFIDIKSIKNKEALKKFYLFYNKKRLSDIYNDYIFLINSQFKNKCDENEVNECTAILKYAANSITLIQFINSKKNYLNSGNSSSFSRYNETQPYYIHNIEKTNKYKEEHMIKIDENNNLNSNYFFSNNLYKFISKLKKYDIWNYKEKCINKRYMNYHLLFPIVYQDLKKCDQTVDFHTDKNIYLLDCNIFCYYISKKNKNEFIDIIKKVNYNLLTPHDIKNILILLSILHHNNISFSNNKENLIKNNNHNNNGVSVIYKNKEYINKKIFVDIFNNIYNKYIFSKVNKISFYYLYDYILLMCINEVKNGEAYTNVVNVLSNYMNLINKISNKTEGEICEPNILRVDNNIKLDKDEKEFTNHTDPTDEINENFNDTFTEINLSNEGTDCNYPVLSKEDYIYIKKNLVKIKNEIINKLLLLYITKYVYSHIDNNLLYSHSDLICENLELIPHYMITNFIFTIGTCKYIDEFCMFMLAKYVQNNINLYNPSEIVVIVNTYADAALEDVSFYETICNYIKSNFKKFSSFDIIKILHAFSKVRIRDEALIKESYKKINNYLDNREKQYNVDKPLKVMTVKESISTLHCQMPQFDNTKTNKRRNYILNKYLCAYALIAAGKLDYFNELDKLFIHLKESIQNEGIDIRGILWMPIAITSFLCIENIFYFIPIYIDLIYNAFKKTQSPKLLSLLIRRHSILLHTIETDIIPKKYFSKDTINKLYFICKSKKDNSKEKVFVPDSSTFHIEVSNALLSLDIAHKKEVNIYPFTIDIFINTPKYFEKNKTKEICAQTECAHNTFNKINTIKKYNNLVYDDDTNFEHTFENKKAKNKNKNKNEVYTDVPFV from the coding sequence atgatgaTAAGAAATCAGTgtctaataaaaattaaaaccAATTATGCATTACGAATTtgtttgaaaaatataaaaagataTTCCACAACAAAAGATAAGAGTTATATTGATATGCAACCAAATGATGTTAGTTTTATAGACATAAAAagtattaaaaacaaagaagctttaaaaaaattttatttattttacaacAAAAAAAGGTTAAgcgatatatataatgactatatttttttaataaatagccaatttaaaaataaatgtgatGAAAATGAAGTAAATGAATGTACAGCCATTTTGAAATATGCAGCAAATTCTATAACATTAATACAATTTATTAACtcaaagaaaaattatttaaatagtGGAAATAGTAGCAGCTTTTCTAGGTATAATGAAACACAaccatattatatacacaatATCGAAAAgacaaataaatacaaagaAGAgcatatgataaaaatagatgaaaataataacttAAATTCTAATTACTTTTTTTCAAACAAtctatataaatttatttcgaaattaaaaaaatatgatatatgGAATTATAAggaaaaatgtattaacAAACGATATATGAATTATCATTTGTTATTCCCAATAGTATATCAAGATTTGAAAAAATGCGACCAAACTGTTGATTTCCATACTGATAAAAACATTTACCTTTTAGattgtaatatattttgttattatataagtaaaaaaaacaaaaatgaatttataGATATCATTAAAAAGGTTAATTATAATCTATTAACCCCacatgatataaaaaatattttgattttgtTATCTATATTGcatcataataatatatctttttcaaataataaagaaaatctcataaaaaataacaatcataataataatggagTGAGTgtgatatataaaaataaagagtatataaataaaaagatatttgttgatatatttaacaatatatataataaatatatattttcaaaagttaataaaatatccttttattatttatatgattaCATTTTATTGATGTGTATAAATGAAGTAAAAAATGGAGAGGCATATACAAATGTTGTAAACGTATTATCGAATTATATGAAtctaataaataaaataagtaaCAAAACTGAAGGGGAAATTTGTGAACCAAATATCTTAAGGGTTGATAATAACATCAAATTAGATAAAGACGAAAAGGAGTTTACAAATCATACTGATCCAActgatgaaataaatgaaaatttcaATGATACATTTActgaaataaatttatcgAACGAAGGAACTGATTGCAATTATCCTGTATTAAGCAAAGaagattatatatatataaaaaaaaatttggtaaaaataaaaaatgaaataataaataagctacttttattatacattacaaaatatgtatatagcCATATAGAtaacaatttattatatagtCATTCAGATTTAATATGTGAAAATTTAGAGTTAATTCCTCATTATATGATAactaattttatattcactATTGGAacatgtaaatatattgacGAATTCTGCATGTTTATGTTAGCTAAATAtgtacaaaataatattaatttatataatccCAGTGAAATTGTTGTAATAGTAAATACATATGCCGATGCTGCATTAGAAGATGTTAGTTTTTATGAGACAATCTGTAATTACATCAAATCtaactttaaaaaattttcatcttttgatataattaaaattttacatGCATTTTCTAAAGTAAGAATAAGAGACGAAGCTTTAATTAAAGAatcttataaaaaaattaacaattaTTTGGATAACCGagaaaaacaatataatgTAGATAAGCCATTGAAAGTTATGACTGTGAAAGAATCTATATCTACACTACATTGTCAAATGCCTCAATTTGATAAtacaaaaacaaataaaagaagaaattatattttaaataaatatttatgtgcTTATGCATTAATTGCAGCAGGAAAATTAGATTATTTTAACGAACTTgacaaattatttattcatttaaaagaaaGTATACAAAACGAAGGTATTGATATAAGAGGGATATTATGGATGCCAATTGCTATTACAagttttttatgtattgaaaatatattttattttattcctatatatatagatttaatttataatgcttttaaaaaaacacaatcacccaaattattatcattactTATTAGAAGGCACAGCATATTATTACACACAATCGAAACTGATATTATTCCCAAAAAATACTTTTCAAAAGAtactataaataaattatattttatttgtaaaagTAAAAAAGATAATTCAAAAGAAAAAGTGTTTGTTCCAGATAGTTCAACTTTTCATATTGAAGTTTCAAATGCTTTGTTATCATTAGATATAGCTCATAAAAAAGaagttaatatatatccattcaccattgatatttttattaacacacccaaatattttgaaaaaaataaaacaaaagaaatatGTGCACAAACGGAGTGTGCTCATAATActtttaacaaaattaatacaataaaaaaatataataacttAGTATATGATGATGATACAAATTTTGAGCACACATTTGAGAATAAAAAAGctaaaaacaaaaacaaaaacaaaaatgaaGTATATACTGACGTTCCATTTGTGTAA
- a CDS encoding thiamine pyrophosphokinase, putative: protein MKKKYLNFLKYTFAKDRRNLVGVGNKNNLILNEKVYMTHSRFSNNFCNDIGEKDEYFIHDFDFMEYFLSNYENKSNQIFKSKYACNENINDNGKIITIVLNNVLCKNSSKILNKSDILICADGGANRLYNLYKDIDSLENINNINNDKNEYLNCENIKINEAEKKLSNLFNKTIERDQELENEVSQVGKFFFLKNYPKILPDLICGDFDSININVYNFYKKNNVLFEKCTDQNNTDLDKCINKIKHYVKKNDKIFILGATGNRFDQTCANISSLYKKPLKNNLYLIGENNFLFLLKEGKHIININPNIFEKTCALLPIGNKCKIKTEGLKYNLNYEYLSFDKLISSSNEIIQTCIKISTNFPILYNCYLKDL, encoded by the coding sequence atgaaaaaaaaatatttaaattttttaaaatacacTTTTGCTAAGGATAGGAGAAACCTGGTTGGAGTTGGAAATAAGAATAACTTAAtcttaaatgaaaaagttTATATGACACACTCTCGTTTtagtaataatttttgtaatgATATAGGGGAAAAAGATGAGTATTTTATTCATGATTTTGATTTTATGGAATactttttatcaaattatgaaaataaatcaaaccaaatatttaaaagcAAATATGCATGTAATGAGaatattaatgataatggcaaaattataacaatCGTTTTAAATAACGttttatgtaaaaattCCTCTAAAATTCTTAACAAATCagatatattaatatgcgCTGATGGAGGTGCCAACCggttatataatttatacaaaGATATAGACAGtcttgaaaatataaataatataaataacgataaaaatgaatatttaaattgtgaaaatataaaaataaatgaagcagaaaaaaaattatcaaatttatttaataagaCAATTGAAAGAGATCAAGAATTGGAAAATGAAGTATCTCAAGTaggaaaatttttttttttaaaaaattatcctAAAATATTACCAGATTTAATTTGTGGAGATTTTGATAGTATAAACATaaatgtttataatttttataaaaaaaataatgttttatttgaaaaatgtaCTGACCAAAATAATACTGATTTGGataaatgtattaataaaataaaacattatgttaaaaaaaatgataaaatatttatattaggAGCTACAGGAAATCGATTTGATCAAACTTGCGCTAATATTTCATccttatataaaaaaccattaaaaaataatctatatttaataggtgaaaataattttttgtttttattaaaagagggtaaacatataataaatattaacccaaatatttttgaaaaaacaTGTGCATTATTACCTATTGGAAACAAAtgcaaaattaaaacagAAGGATTGAAATATAACTTgaattatgaatatttaagttttgataaattaattagctcatcaaatgaaattatacaaacttgtataaaaatttcCACAAACTTTcctatattatataattgttatTTGAAGGACTTATGA